A segment of the bacterium genome:
TCGAGAGAACTTTTCGGGATACCATCCGGATGCTCTTCCGAATATTTTAAATCGACATTTGGAATATCGATAAAAGGAACTATTCCCGAGACCACATCAGCAGATAACATCTTAAGTGCGTGAAATTCTCCAGCTTTACCCTTTAAAACCGGAACATAAATAGGATCGTTCATCTTTCACCTCACCTTACGGGCACAAATTCAAACTGCCTTCTTACTTCTCCCTGCCCAATCAGTTTAGAAAAGTTTATGTAGTTGTTTTTTTCTCGCCGAACCTGACCAGCAATAATGGCCGGATGAACATTCCAGATTTTGGAATATTCAAATATCAGTTTTTCGGATGGTTGTTTAACTAAAGCGCTTCTAGTCCAATCTTTTCGTGAAATTAAATACTCTGTCGCATAAAAATCCGCTTCTTTTTCCAACTCATCGGATGCATCGGAATCAATATCATCAAAAAAGAAAAATTCACTTTTCTTCAAATGCATTTTGATGTGCACCAATTCATGCATTAATGTGAACCAGAAATTATCAATACGATCGAACCTTAGTGTCATTCCAACAATTGGATTCCCTTTACTTGTAAAAAAGGAGGCGCCATCCAATTTCGTTTTAGGAAGGTGTTGCACAATCAATAATACAATTCCAAATTGCAGCAGGCGTTCCATTGCCAATCTTGGGCCATCATTTGCTAAACTCAGATTCGAAAGACCCCTCAAAAACTTTTCCGTAATTAACCCGGGGTCATACTCGGGAATATTTTTTTTGTCTTCCGCCTCCTTTAAAACTCTGGCTGCCCATGCATGAAGTGAATAAACATCGAAAGAATCGCTTCCTTTTCCTGCAAATGTTTTTCGAAACATAACCGGCGAAGGCAAAAATGCTCCCTTTCTCTTAAAAAGAGATTCGAAAGAATCAAATACTTCTCGTTCGGTTTTTCCAGAGATCCACCCCAGTTTCTTCATCGGACTAATCGGATATTTAGAAATGTCGACTGAGTCTCCGACATTTGACTTTTCGATAAGAAGGTCAATTGGTATTGACAACCCCTGTGATAGCAAACGAATCATTTGCAAGGTCAAGTTACGCTTTCCTGAGAGAACTTCCGAAACCTTGCTTTTTGAGCCTATATATTGGATTAAATCTGATTGTTTCAACCCACGCTCTTCCATACGAAAAACAATTGCGTCTATAGGATTGGGGGAACTTATTGGAAAAGCTCCCTTTTCATATCGCTCCACTAAAACACCCAATAATTTTAGTTTCTCGGCCTCTGGAGTCCCCTCTGCCGGATCTAAAGCCATTAATCTGTTTATCTCGGTTAACGAGTCTTCATATTCAGTTTCTGTATTAATTACTCGCGGTTCCATTACATCACCTTGTCTTATTTCTTACGTCGTATTCCTTGTGCGTTCCAATCCAAACGACTTTTATCAATCCCCCGCCATAAGAGACTTCGACTTCTAATCGATAGTCATTTCCTCTTATGTCAAAGATAACTATTCTCCCTTTTAAGATGCTCGCTTTTGCAAATGTGTTAGTCACGTCCTGCGGCAATTTCCAGACCGCCTTTTCTGTAATAGAAATCCAAACCTCGATTGAACTCTTGGCATCAGGGTGTTTTCGATAAAAATCGAACAACAAATCGCGTCGAATAATTAACATTACTTTCCCGATTACTTCTCTTTTGCCAGCTCATATGACAACAATACATGAAAGTTCCCAAAATATGAACAAAATAATAATAAAAAACACACCATGGGAACTTATTGATCTTTTTCAACATTAGAAACAAACAAAAAAGCCCCACCCTCCGGAGAGAGCGGGGCTCGGCCTAACTTTAGGTTGCCCCTCATTGCATGAGGGACAAGATCGTCAACGGCGGGCAGCGCTCCTAACTCATCAAGAGCAGCCACTCGTCGAACCGCAATTCAGGCACTTATAGCAAGCGGCGTTGCGGACCATGATGGTCCCGCATTCCGGGCAGGGCGGAGCGTCCGCCTGGGTCTGGAACACGGCCTGGTCGCGCTTATCGGCGGCCGAGGTTTCATCAGGGGCCTTCGCGTGCTTGTGGTCCTGCTTGGCCGGGGCCGCGGGAGCGGCTGCGGCGGCCTTGGCGGCATGGGCGGTTTCCACCGCCGGACCGTCATGGGCTTCGGCGGCGCCCCGTTCCCCCGCCGGCAGGAACTTCAGGGCCAGCCAACGGAAGATGTAGTCGGTGATCGACTTGGCGAAGCGCACTTCCGGGTTGTTGGTGATGCCCGAAGGCTCATAGCGGCTGTGGGAGAACTTGTTCACCAACACCTTCAAGGGCACCCCGTACTGCAGGGCCAGGGAGATGCCGGTGGCGAAGGAATCCATCAGGCCGGAGACCGTGGACCCTTCCTTCGACATGGTGATGAAGAGCTCGCCCGGGGTCCCATCCTCGAACTTGCCGACGGTGATGTAACCCTCGTGGCCCGCGATGGAGAACTTGTGGGTGATGGCTTCCCGCTCGTCGGGCAGGCGGCGGCGCGCCGGCTTGGGAACGGCCTTGCCGT
Coding sequences within it:
- a CDS encoding ImmA/IrrE family metallo-endopeptidase; this encodes MALDPAEGTPEAEKLKLLGVLVERYEKGAFPISSPNPIDAIVFRMEERGLKQSDLIQYIGSKSKVSEVLSGKRNLTLQMIRLLSQGLSIPIDLLIEKSNVGDSVDISKYPISPMKKLGWISGKTEREVFDSFESLFKRKGAFLPSPVMFRKTFAGKGSDSFDVYSLHAWAARVLKEAEDKKNIPEYDPGLITEKFLRGLSNLSLANDGPRLAMERLLQFGIVLLIVQHLPKTKLDGASFFTSKGNPIVGMTLRFDRIDNFWFTLMHELVHIKMHLKKSEFFFFDDIDSDASDELEKEADFYATEYLISRKDWTRSALVKQPSEKLIFEYSKIWNVHPAIIAGQVRREKNNYINFSKLIGQGEVRRQFEFVPVR